The genomic segment TGCGTGACAGCACCTGCGTCAGCTCAGTGACGCGGCTGCCCAGGCCGCCTCCGCAGGAATAGTGGTCCGGCCCTTCAAAGCTTACAACTACAAAGGTAACTTCACCCATAATCGCACCGCGCCCTGGCGTTCACCCCGCACTCGGGTATACCCAGCACCCTATAGCATAACGGCGCTTGCCGGCTGAAAAGGAATCGGTCAAGAAATCGGCATCCCCTGATTCTTGACGCAAGGCCACTGCCTTTTTATAATTTGCTTTTATCAATTATGGGCTGGAATATTTGGATTTCCGCGCCGGAGGCAGCGTCAATGGCAGAACAAGATGTGCGATTGATGGGACACCTAATGAGACGGGCCGGCTTTGGGGCCAGCAGGGATGAGCTTGAGCGGCGCGCCGCCAAAGGCTACCAGGCGACCGTCACCGACCTGCTGGACACCGACGCCCCGGACGGCATACGCCACGACCTTCTCCGCCGCTACCACCCTGACTACTCGGGCTTCATAGGCCTCTCCGGAGCCCATTCGTACTGGCTCTACAGGATGCTCAACTCCAACACACCCCTGCTTGAGAAGGTGGCACTCTTCTGGCACAACGTGTTCGCCACGGGCTACGCCAAGCTCACTCAGGGTAAGGTCCTCATGGAGCAGATCGCCACGTTCCGAAAGCACGGCATGGGCGACCTGCCGACCTTGCTTGTGGCGCTCTCCAAAGACCCTTCGATGATTATCTGGCTGGACAACCAGGAGAACCACAACGGCGCGATCAACGAGAACTACGGCCGGGAGCTGCTGGAGCTCTTCTCCATGGGAGTCGGCAACTACACCGAGCAGGACCTGAAAGAGGCCGCCCGCGCCTTCACGGGCTGGACGGTCGCGAACACCGAATACGTGACGATGAAGGCCCGCAACGACTCGCTATGGCCTTATGGCCGCAGCGCATTCGAGTTCGAGTACCGCCCCAAGGACCACGACAACGGCACAAAGACCTTCCTTGGCCACAACGGGCGCTTCAACGGCGAGGACATTGTCCAGATCATCTGCAGGCAGCCCGCCACGGCGCGCTTTGTCGCCCGCCACATGTACCACTTCTTCGTAGCTGACGAGCCGCCTGTGCCGCAGTGGCCCTACCAGCCGCCGCGCGACCCGCGCGCCATCGACATACTGTCACAGGCCTACTTCGAGGGCGGGTACAGCATTCGCGAGATGCTCCGCGCCCTGTTCACCTCGGACTTCTTCAAGGACAAGTCCGTCTGGTACGCCAAGGTAAAGAGCCCGGCGGAGCTGGTTGTGGGTACGCTCAAGATCTCAGGGGACCTTCGGAAGCCAGACCCCCGCATGCAGCAGATGACGGGCGAGATGATGACGATGGGCCAGACGCTCATCAACCCTCCCAGCGTCGAAGGCTGGCACCAGGGCACCGAATGGATCAACACCGGCTCATCCATGGACCGAGTCAACTTCTCCGCAAAGGCCATCGGCGACATCACGCG from the SAR202 cluster bacterium genome contains:
- a CDS encoding DUF1800 domain-containing protein, which translates into the protein MAEQDVRLMGHLMRRAGFGASRDELERRAAKGYQATVTDLLDTDAPDGIRHDLLRRYHPDYSGFIGLSGAHSYWLYRMLNSNTPLLEKVALFWHNVFATGYAKLTQGKVLMEQIATFRKHGMGDLPTLLVALSKDPSMIIWLDNQENHNGAINENYGRELLELFSMGVGNYTEQDLKEAARAFTGWTVANTEYVTMKARNDSLWPYGRSAFEFEYRPKDHDNGTKTFLGHNGRFNGEDIVQIICRQPATARFVARHMYHFFVADEPPVPQWPYQPPRDPRAIDILSQAYFEGGYSIREMLRALFTSDFFKDKSVWYAKVKSPAELVVGTLKISGDLRKPDPRMQQMTGEMMTMGQTLINPPSVEGWHQGTEWINTGSSMDRVNFSAKAIGDITRPGVNEMIGKVMAEAGGKASPRDLVERCLDQMGAVTVSDNTRKALVNFAAKTQGAGGAQPNGGLDEKRVAGILEMIAASPDYQRG